The window GCACAGCTTGGACGTTGGAGGTGAGCAGATCCTGGAGCTCCAGGCTGTCGTAGGAAGTCCCCTTAGCGCAATGGGACTCCATGATGCTCTCAAAATGCAGGCTGAAGGTGTCATCGGCCCCAGAGCGAGGACCCGGAACCAAGATGGGGGATTTGAGCGCTGGATGATGTTTGTCAAAGAAAGTCTCTGCTGGTCTGCACACAAACATCACCAATACTCAAAACTAGTCATGACATTTTAAGACCTGATGAATGTTGCGCTCACCTCTTGAAGTCTCGGAAGCGGTCCAGTTCTTCCTGAGCTGCGTACTTTTGTCTCCTGTCATCTCCTTGCATCCTTACACTGGCCCAGCTCActacctcctcctcctcttctcttTCAAGGTCGCCTTCATCTTCATGCTCCTCATCCTCATGTCGTCTATGACAGGCCACTCCCCCGAGAGGACTCCTGCCCACCCCCTGCACACTGCGGTTACTCCCAAAAGCTGAGTCGGCATCATCTTGCTCAGCCAGCAGCACCTCATCGATGTCGGTCTCACGGTAACAGCGCAGTGGGACGGCGTCCAGGTCCGTCTCAGAGTACTTCAGGGTCCGACGTATAATGCCCGTTTTGGGGGACATCCCGATTGCGGTGGGAGGGGTGGTCACCAATTCCACCTCCACATGTTGAACTTCCTGATTAGCAGTGAGCGGCAGTAGGGAGGAGGTGGGGGTCGGAGTGGGCGACTCACTGGAGTTTCCACTTGGCGGCGCTGTGGAAGCTTCCAGAAAGTCTGCATGACAGAAAAAGAAGATTTAAAGGAATGACATCATCAAATACGCTACAACTCACTTTTGGGTCCGCTGCTGACACCCTCTTCAGGTCCAAAGAGAAACTCCCACTTGGCGCGGGCGATTTTTTGACAGTGCAGCGACGGGACGGGCGACACATTGTCTGTCTGAAAAGGTAAAAAACATTAAAGTTAGCACGTTAGCTCAGCACTGGCAGTGGCGCTCCAGCTCCCACCTGTATCCCAGACGTGGTGGCCATGGTTTCATTGCCTTGGTGGCTGGATTGAAGCGACTCAGGTGATGCACAGTCCTGATCCCCCAAACTGCCCGTCACCCCACTGGAGCTTCGTGAGGATCCTCCCATGGCTTCCGGAGGGCAGTCTGATCCCGACGGGCCTGTCTGCTGCTCCTCTTTCTCATCACATTCTTCATCCTCATCAGGAGAATCGGGGACCACTGGTCCCAGAAGGAGTCGTTCTCTCCTTCTCTGCTCAGATTGCTTGTTCATTGTTGTTAGGCTCAGAGGTGAATAATCACAAGTTTGCTCACCTGCAAGGATGAGGCTTGGGCCTGGAAGGCTCCCCCAGTCCTCTTTGAGTGTCTGGCCAACTGGTGCCCTCTCAACCGTCTGACCGAAGACGCCTTGAGAGGCTGGCTGCATGTATGCCCCCCTTTCTCGGCAGCCTGCGCCCCTTTGGTCCCCGCGACCGTACTGTGGCGTCTGACAGCGATGCAGGGTTGGGCTCTCTACTGCACGGAGCTTGGCCAAGGACAGTCCTGGGTCCCTGATGGGGGAACTAAACTCGGTTGGGGGGTGAGAGCGGCGGTGGACTCTCACAGGAAGGAAGGGGGACGGAGACGCTGGTGCTGAGCTTTTGTGCCACTTGTGTTGGTGGAGGGCTCCCCCTGAAATGGGGACTGGAATGTTCATCTTCAAGCTTTGCAGTGCACTTGAACCAGTTGGAGACCAGGCTCGGGGTTCTTTGGGACGTAACCAGCAGGAAGAACATTTTCTGACGTCACTTAACTGGTTTAGGCCTTCGATGATATGACCAGGATGGACAACCGCCCTGTCTGGAGGTCTTTCAGGGGTGAGCCTGACTGAGCGGTGAAGGGGGTTCTGCAACCGCCCCGTCCTGCTGCTGTCTTTGCGGTAGTCATGGACAGGTGACCCGGCCCAGGACTGACAGCGGGTCGGATGATAGTTCCGTGACTGCGATGAGTTCTGGAGCGCATGTGCCAGTTTGATTCTCAGTAGAGGTGATCCAAATTCCTCCAAATCTCTTTGTGTCACGGCCTGGTCAAGAGGGTCTGTGGCTGCCAGATGAAGGTTGCAGAACCTTTGCTGGTGACTTCCTGGAGAACCTAAAGGTGGGAATGTCAGCTTGGGACTGGAGCTGCAAGAAGAGCCTGGACTCTGCTGTCGGCTGTGGGGATCACACGCAGGACTGCCTAAAGTCTTAACATTGGACTTGTGCACATAACGAAAGGTGACTACAGAACTCTTCCCATCAGGGACCTCCTTCCTGAAGCTGGTGGAGGCAACCTTTGAGGACATAATCATGCCATAGTGTTGACTCTCGCATTGTGTGACGGTAGAAGAACTGCTTGCTGGCTGGAGCTGAGAACCGCCAGGCTCTTGGAGCAGATGAGGAGCAGCGCTGGACCTAGTGGAGGTTTGACAAGTGGTCCCCCTGCTGAGCTGGGACAGGAGCTCCTCAGCGCTGTCTTTAAGTCCTGAATGGTCCAGAGGAGCACCCTTTTCATCTTCCCCAAAAGTCTTCTTACCTCCATTTGGATCAGAAGCTGACCTCACTTCCAGGTACAGATGGAGAACTTTCTCTGACTGGGACATGGCCGCCTTTTGGTCTCGGACCTTCTCAGTTTACACCTTTGGCAAACAATACAGAAATAAATCTGTAGACCAACATAGACCTAAATCATTGGAACGTTTGGACATTAAGATGTGAGTaaagacatgaggacatgagtGAAGACATGAAAACATGAATAAAGACATGAGGACAAGAagaaagacatgacaacatgaGTGAAGACATGAGAACATGAATGAAGACATGAGAACATGAATAAAGACATCGGAACATGAATaaagacatgaggacatgagtGAAGACATGAGAACATGAATAAAGACATGAGGACAAGAagaaagacatgacaacatgaGTGAAGACATGAGAACATGAATGAAGACATGAGGACAGGAGTTTAGACATGAGAAAATTAATaaagacatgagaacatgagtgaAGACATGAGAACA of the Nerophis lumbriciformis linkage group LG32, RoL_Nlum_v2.1, whole genome shotgun sequence genome contains:
- the LOC133574736 gene encoding PH and SEC7 domain-containing protein 1 isoform X1, whose amino-acid sequence is MSQSEKVLHLYLEVRSASDPNGGKKTFGEDEKGAPLDHSGLKDSAEELLSQLSRGTTCQTSTRSSAAPHLLQEPGGSQLQPASSSSTVTQCESQHYGMIMSSKVASTSFRKEVPDGKSSVVTFRYVHKSNVKTLGSPACDPHSRQQSPGSSCSSSPKLTFPPLGSPGSHQQRFCNLHLAATDPLDQAVTQRDLEEFGSPLLRIKLAHALQNSSQSRNYHPTRCQSWAGSPVHDYRKDSSRTGRLQNPLHRSVRLTPERPPDRAVVHPGHIIEGLNQLSDVRKCSSCWLRPKEPRAWSPTGSSALQSLKMNIPVPISGGALHQHKWHKSSAPASPSPFLPVRVHRRSHPPTEFSSPIRDPGLSLAKLRAVESPTLHRCQTPQYGRGDQRGAGCRERGAYMQPASQGVFGQTVERAPVGQTLKEDWGSLPGPSLILAGEQTCDYSPLSLTTMNKQSEQRRRERLLLGPVVPDSPDEDEECDEKEEQQTGPSGSDCPPEAMGGSSRSSSGVTGSLGDQDCASPESLQSSHQGNETMATTSGIQTDNVSPVPSLHCQKIARAKWEFLFGPEEGVSSGPKNFLEASTAPPSGNSSESPTPTPTSSLLPLTANQEVQHVEVELVTTPPTAIGMSPKTGIIRRTLKYSETDLDAVPLRCYRETDIDEVLLAEQDDADSAFGSNRSVQGVGRSPLGGVACHRRHEDEEHEDEGDLEREEEEEVVSWASVRMQGDDRRQKYAAQEELDRFRDFKRPAETFFDKHHPALKSPILVPGPRSGADDTFSLHFESIMESHCAKGTSYDSLELQDLLTSNVQAVPSFMPAVRKTHSASARHIVQLSFAPLAPQERPTLSDSIITVMADSDATRAPSSERLSSASEDTPPRRRDYSQLGSSWSSLVPSPSLSSRDQQVAQWDHHLSADTLTNASHLANMAAAKRLAKRLFDLDGFRRCDVSRQLGKNNDFSRLVADQFLALLDFSHLRLDRALRSFLKQVVIMGECQEREMLLCHFSRRYMLCNPTMFTTDDAVHTLTCALMLLNTDLHGPLAACERSVFAGQHVGRKMSCQQFVGNLQGLNDGQDFPKDLLQALYNSIKTQKLQWTLDEEELRKSFSELGDSLGDCSRSTKMAGGGQAAPEDTPPLPGTSMYKNGFLVRKVHADSDGKRTPRGKRGWKTFYAILKGLILYLQKGEYRADKPLSDHDLKNAVSIHHSLAIRACDYNKRANVFYLRTADWKLLLFQAPSAEQMQSWITRINTVAAMFSAPPFPPATYSQKKFSRPLLPGTLSKLPEEEQIRSHEARFRAVSSELAELRSYPPDRKVKGRELDEYRQRDEYLDFEKRRYETYVALLRAKMRSGEEDLSTLEWQLLEEGGLQRAQSSPTLQDAKPGQSSPPLQDSTREGQRHSYRQAVKK
- the LOC133574736 gene encoding PH and SEC7 domain-containing protein 1 isoform X2, which encodes MSQSEKVLHLYLEVRSASDPNGGKKTFGEDEKGAPLDHSGLKDSAEELLSQLSRGTTCQTSTRSSAAPHLLQEPGGSQLQPASSSSTVTQCESQHYGMIMSSKVASTSFRKEVPDGKSSVVTFRYVHKSNVKTLGSPACDPHSRQQSPGSSCSSSPKLTFPPLGSPGSHQQRFCNLHLAATDPLDQAVTQRDLEEFGSPLLRIKLAHALQNSSQSRNYHPTRCQSWAGSPVHDYRKDSSRTGRLQNPLHRSVRLTPERPPDRAVVHPGHIIEGLNQLSDVRKCSSCWLRPKEPRAWSPTGSSALQSLKMNIPVPISGGALHQHKWHKSSAPASPSPFLPVRVHRRSHPPTEFSSPIRDPGLSLAKLRAVESPTLHRCQTPQYGRGDQRGAGCRERGAYMQPASQGVFGQTVERAPVGQTLKEDWGSLPGPSLILAGEQTCDYSPLSLTTMNKQSEQRRRERLLLGPVVPDSPDEDEECDEKEEQQTGPSGSDCPPEAMGGSSRSSSGVTGSLGDQDCASPESLQSSHQGNETMATTSGIQTDNVSPVPSLHCQKIARAKWEFLFGPEEGVSSGPKNFLEASTAPPSGNSSESPTPTPTSSLLPLTANQEVQHVEVELVTTPPTAIGMSPKTGIIRRTLKYSETDLDAVPLRCYRETDIDEVLLAEQDDADSAFGSNRSVQGVGRSPLGGVACHRRHEDEEHEDEGDLEREEEEEVVSWASVRMQGDDRRQKYAAQEELDRFRDFKRPAETFFDKHHPALKSPILVPGPRSGADDTFSLHFESIMESHCAKGTSYDSLELQDLLTSNVQAVPSFMPAVRKTHSASARHIVQLSFAPLAPQERPTLSDSIITVMADSDATRAPSSERLSSASEDTPPRRRDYSQLGSSWSSLVPSPSLSSRDQQVAQWDHHLSADTLTNASHLANMAAAKRLAKRLFDLDGFRRCDVSRQLGKNNDFSRLVADQFLALLDFSHLRLDRALRSFLKQVVIMGECQEREMLLCHFSRRYMLCNPTMFTTDDAVHTLTCALMLLNTDLHGPHVGRKMSCQQFVGNLQGLNDGQDFPKDLLQALYNSIKTQKLQWTLDEEELRKSFSELGDSLGDCSRSTKMAGGGQAAPEDTPPLPGTSMYKNGFLVRKVHADSDGKRTPRGKRGWKTFYAILKGLILYLQKGEYRADKPLSDHDLKNAVSIHHSLAIRACDYNKRANVFYLRTADWKLLLFQAPSAEQMQSWITRINTVAAMFSAPPFPPATYSQKKFSRPLLPGTLSKLPEEEQIRSHEARFRAVSSELAELRSYPPDRKVKGRELDEYRQRDEYLDFEKRRYETYVALLRAKMRSGEEDLSTLEWQLLEEGGLQRAQSSPTLQDAKPGQSSPPLQDSTREGQRHSYRQAVKK